A genomic window from Candidatus Bathyarchaeia archaeon includes:
- a CDS encoding type 1 glutamine amidotransferase domain-containing protein — protein sequence MSLKGKKVAVLAGPEYEDLELHYPYLRLIEEGAEVKVLAVKKEVVKGKHGLSIEVDLSMDEANPKDFDCVIIPGGWAPDRLRRDPRVLNFVKSIYEQGKIVAAICHGPQVLISAGILKGKRATCVSAIKDDVINAGAKYEDSPVVRDGNIITSRVPSDLPLFCREIIKALSQ from the coding sequence TTGAGTTTAAAAGGAAAGAAAGTGGCTGTATTAGCTGGGCCGGAATACGAGGATTTAGAGCTTCATTATCCATATTTGAGGCTAATAGAGGAGGGCGCGGAAGTTAAAGTTTTAGCGGTGAAAAAAGAGGTGGTTAAAGGTAAGCATGGGCTTTCCATAGAGGTAGACCTATCTATGGATGAAGCCAACCCCAAGGATTTCGACTGCGTGATTATTCCGGGAGGGTGGGCGCCTGACAGACTAAGAAGAGACCCAAGAGTTCTAAACTTTGTTAAAAGTATTTACGAGCAAGGGAAGATTGTGGCGGCTATATGCCATGGTCCGCAAGTTCTCATATCTGCAGGTATTTTGAAGGGGAAAAGAGCTACTTGCGTATCCGCTATAAAAGACGATGTGATTAACGCTGGGGCCAAATATGAAGATTCTCCGGTTGTGAGGGACGGAAACATTATAACCTCAAGGGTTCCAAGCGACCTGCCACTCTTCTGTAGGGAGATTATAAAGGCTTTAAGCCAGTGA
- a CDS encoding alpha-glucosidase/alpha-galactosidase → MVKVKISVIGAGSIAWSATLIRDLSLMKGLWGSTVTLMDIDKERLEVIYGLARRYASEVGADLKIEKTMSAQEAIKDADFVINTALAGGHSYYENMRAISEKHGYYRGINSVEWNMVSDYHTIWGYYQFKLMMDIARTIEDLSPDAWLLLLANPVFEGTTLLSRKTKVNVIGLCHGHLGYQEIARELELNLKDVDFEAVGFNHVIWMTKFTYKGENAYPLLDEWITKNAEKYWRRWRRKQRNPFDIQMSPAAVDMYRRYGLFPVGDSVRGGTWKYHWNLRTKKKWFGPTGGPDSEIGWKLYLESHEKRLNQFIDALHDVKSPLTDILPPKISQESVVPIINSIANNEEGLYQVNVLNKGAINGIPDDVAVEVPAKVDGKGVHRIQVSSLPKSIMNYVIYPRMTRMEWALEAFLEGGRDLLFDWLIVDPRTKSVGQVEETINDLLSLPENVEMAKHFK, encoded by the coding sequence TTGGTTAAGGTTAAGATAAGCGTTATAGGCGCTGGAAGCATAGCTTGGTCTGCAACTTTAATACGCGACCTTTCTCTAATGAAAGGTTTGTGGGGTAGCACCGTAACATTAATGGATATAGATAAAGAGCGCTTGGAAGTGATTTATGGGTTAGCTAGAAGATATGCCTCTGAGGTGGGGGCTGATTTAAAGATCGAGAAAACCATGAGCGCTCAAGAAGCCATTAAGGATGCGGATTTTGTGATAAATACGGCCTTGGCTGGCGGCCACAGCTATTACGAGAATATGAGGGCGATATCTGAGAAACATGGATACTATAGGGGAATTAACAGCGTTGAATGGAACATGGTTTCAGACTATCATACTATATGGGGTTACTACCAGTTCAAGCTTATGATGGATATCGCCAGAACCATCGAAGATCTTAGCCCGGATGCGTGGCTCCTTCTCCTAGCCAACCCGGTTTTCGAGGGCACAACCCTCCTCTCTAGAAAGACTAAAGTTAATGTTATAGGTCTCTGCCACGGCCACCTAGGGTATCAGGAGATTGCAAGAGAGCTGGAATTGAATTTAAAAGACGTAGATTTTGAGGCAGTAGGGTTCAACCACGTGATCTGGATGACGAAGTTCACGTATAAAGGCGAGAATGCCTACCCGCTTTTAGACGAATGGATCACTAAGAACGCGGAGAAATACTGGAGAAGATGGCGTAGAAAGCAAAGAAACCCCTTCGACATACAAATGTCTCCGGCGGCCGTAGATATGTATAGGCGTTATGGCCTATTCCCCGTTGGAGACTCTGTGAGGGGAGGGACATGGAAATACCATTGGAATTTGAGGACGAAAAAGAAATGGTTTGGCCCAACCGGGGGGCCGGACTCCGAGATCGGCTGGAAACTATATTTAGAGAGCCATGAAAAGCGGCTTAACCAGTTTATTGATGCATTGCATGATGTTAAATCTCCATTAACTGATATTTTGCCGCCAAAGATAAGCCAAGAATCTGTTGTGCCAATAATTAACTCCATAGCGAACAATGAGGAGGGATTATATCAGGTGAATGTACTTAATAAGGGCGCTATTAACGGGATTCCGGATGATGTAGCAGTTGAGGTTCCGGCCAAGGTGGATGGAAAAGGGGTGCATAGAATCCAAGTGAGCAGTTTACCGAAAAGCATCATGAACTACGTTATATATCCGAGAATGACGAGGATGGAGTGGGCGCTGGAAGCCTTCCTAGAGGGTGGAAGAGACCTGCTCTTCGACTGGCTAATCGTGGATCCTAGAACAAAGAGCGTAGGGCAGGTTGAGGAGACGATAAACGATCTGCTCTCCCTTCCGGAAAACGTGGAGATGGCTAAACACTTCAAGTAA